A window of Candidatus Lokiarchaeota archaeon genomic DNA:
TTGAAGCCATACTTCCCCCTTAGGAAACTAGCCTTTGCACACATGGCGACGAGGCCCGAGCTTCTGTTAGTGCATTCCCCACTTCCAACATATTCGGTCAAAACATCAGTAAAAGATCTGAAGCGGTCCTTGCCAGCTTTGGTTTCGACAGAGAATCTTTGCTCTATTTCTTGTATTTCGGTAGGAGTGAGTCGATTCTCGTACATTCTGAATTCGGGAATGATAGAGCCTTCTGTCAAAGTTACGAGCCTTCCATTAGTCGACTAATTATTTCACAGCGTCATCTGCCCTTGCTTAATGAAAAGGATTCTAGTGTCTTTCTCCTCTTTTATGGGCTTGGTTGCAAGGCAATAATTCCTTTTTAGCAGCCGCAACCTCTCAAGCGCTGTTGTCATACCTTTCATCTTACTTATGATACTTTCGTAGACCTACTAACAAAAAGTCAGCCAAACAAAGGTTAAAACGCACGTATCTACATGCAAGATTGGGTGTATACCCATGACTAAGGAGAGAGTCAGTTCAGGAGTAGCAGGTTTAGATACCATGCTTGGAGGAGGATATGTCACCGGGCGGACTATGCTCGTAGCAGGCGGACCTGGAACCGGCAAAACAATTCTAACGTGGCATTTTCTTTTTGAGGGGATTGCTAATGATGAGAATGTCGTACTTGTCTCGCTGGATCAGGGTCAAGAAACAATAGTCACTGACATCTCGGAATTTGGATGGCGCCCAGACCGTGCAGTAAAATCAGGCAATCTTACCATACTTAGCGGGAAACTCGACATAGTCCCAACAGACGACCATTATGAGTACGTAATCAGCTTCGAGGAACCATTTCTACGAGAACAACCTCTGACCGTACCTAGATTGGCAGAGCTAATCAACAAGAAGGCGAAAGAAACCGACGCTTCACGTATTGCCATAGATGGCCTTGGCCCGCTTGTTGAGCTCGCAGGAGACGAGTTCCGCGTTAGACAACTGGTCTATGGATTCATTCAGGATTTGAATTCTAGAAACAACACGATACTGCTGACTCATGAACTCCGGAAATCCAATCAGGCAAACAATGATCTGCCCTACTTCCTCAGCGATGGTGTGATAGAATTGGACATGTTATACAGTTCTGGCGACTATGTCAGAACGATGCGAATTGTCAAGGTTCGAGGAATCAAACACGTCATGAAACCGGTCATGTTCAAAATCTCTGATGATGGCATTGTTGCATTTCCAGAAGCTCGCCTTCCGGAGTAGGTGTATCCCTAGTAGCGAAGAACTGGAGTTACCTTCTTGACGGTATCAATCAAATCGTAGGTGCTGAATGGTTTCTGCAAGAATGCTCGGGCTCCAGCAGCGAGAACCTTCTCCGAGTAGCCGCCTATTGCGTCCGAAATCGTCACAATAGACATGAGGGGATCTATATCTAGAAGGTCCTGAATAAGTCTCAGACTCTCAATTTCGGGTATCTGAAAGTCAACAATCACGATATCAGGTTCTTTTCTAATACACTGATCGAGAAGGTCTGCTTTGTTTGATACTTCTGCAAGGACTTCCATCCCAGCGTTCTCAATTTCCATCTTCAGAAGTACACAAAGAAAGGATATATCCCCGGCAACGATGACCTTTGTATCCATGCATATGCCTCTTTTTCGTATCTTTCTCCCGATATGTGAACTTGTTTACTTAATGTGTATTAGGATTCGACCGCACTTTCTACCAAGTCTAGCATATGGCGAATCGTAACAGGCTTCAATCCAAAGCTTGCAGCACCTTGATTCATAGCCTGATTTCGAACGTTAGCATCAGCACTTATGAAAACAATCTTCGTACTGTCGTCGATGCTCCGCATCTCTTTCATAGCCTGTAGGCCATCCTTATTGGGCATTCTATGATCTAAGATTACTACTTCTGGCTTTGGATCCATCTCTTTGAACATCTCTACGGCCTCTTCTCCATCGTATGCATCAGCCACTACCTCATGTCCTTTAATGGCAAAGACATCCTTGTAAAGGCGATGCAGAATTGCTTCGTCATCAACTATGAAGATTTTAGCCACAGAGTAGCACCCTCGCGTTGCTGGATTACATACTTCGCACTAGGTATCATTAGTCCCTGTGATATAAATGTTCTATGTGCTTGTCCCCTCTTCCCTTCGTCTCCTCAATTCCAGCTTTTCGATTTTTTTGAATTGCCTTTTCGCTTACATCCTTTCGATTTTTCGAAAAGATTATCCTTCGAATTTTCATTTATGTTAATGTTTAGTTGTTCTTAGCCGGATTGCCGCTGTCTCTGAATGACCGGCAAAAAACAGAGGCAATTGGAAAACAACCCCGCACAGTACAGTTGTTCTTTCTTACATCTTCACCTATTCTTAATTCCTCTTAATTCACCACACAGTCTTTATCAATTCCACCCCAAGCCAAAAAATCTGTATTCAATTATCAAATACACCTACTCATTCCAATCCCCAATACCGCCCTAAGTCATACTCAAAAAGTGTGTACTCCTACTATTTTTTGCAAATACCCACGGGTATTTAGTCCAAGTTTGGGTACATCAACACTATAATACACTTTTCGAGTATATGAAAGATCTACAGTCATGAAAATTACAAAGTATCATCCCACAAAAAATCGCAGATATATTAGATAAACAAAAAGGCAGCGTATATATATAATATATAATAGAATTAACATAATACATATTATAATTCCTTTTTACGGAAGATTTTGTACCAAATTCCGGCATTATATTTATTACTAATAATTAGTTAGGTAATAATGTAAATCGGAAGGGAGCGGGATAATATTTCGAAAAATCGACAGCTAGTGAGTGATAGATAGGGTATTTTGGTAGAGAAAAACAGTGGAAATAATGGCGGAAAAGGCCCATAAGTCTAAACAACTGGACAGAGGATAGAAGAACGAAAAGCAAGTAGAGAAGATTTCCAGATAGACAGATTCATGGTTCAGAGCAGTAGTAAATACATTGAGAGCAAAGACATCTGCTTTTTTAGTGCAGAAAGGCCCCTCTACCCTAGCTAGAAGCACGAAAGACACGAAGATCTCACATGAGGTAGGAATGAATGCGTGCAGGAGGGGAATGTGAAAACTGCAAAGAAACCCGCAAAGAGTTATATTTGTAATTCCAAGCTAGTTATAGGGAGCTAGCAATGGAGAATATTCAGAAGCAGGGTATTCTATCAAACAGCATACTGATTCTCTCGTTCCTCGTTCCGTTTATGATAGTAGTATCAATGAGCGAGCGTTTTCCGTATTGGTTGGTATATGCTCCTGTGTGGATACTGGGGGTACAAGAAGGCGTTTGGTATGGAGGACCAACCCCCATGCCAATGTTACTGTTTTTCTTCTGGCTTCCATACGTATACGTGGGTTGGGAATTCAAGAGGCTTGCAGAAGGGCGTTTGGAAAGCTGGTTTGATTTTTCCTTGCGAACGCTCATTGCTTCTGTTCTTGCAGTAGTTTTTGTCATACCAAATTCCTTTGTTCAGAGTGGATCTGGCCCCGAAGGGCCTGTATACTCACAGTACATTCCACTTCCAATCTTGCCTGTTCTCGCATTGATAATAGGCTGGAAATTCAAACCGGAGACAGGAGAAGAGCCATGGGAGGAAGAAGAATCTGAAAGTGAAGCCGATGAAACAGATTCGCCCTTGGCTTGAACCATGCAATCGGAAATGGAATCAGGCAAGAAAGCTTATCTCTATTGTATGAGAAGTATAGTATGGTGGTCTCATGGAAGGGGATATTCAAACGGTTCTCAAGAACAACAGCCTGCTTGTGCTTTCCTTTTTGTGTCCGTATATGTTTGGGATATCATTTAGCGAAACTCACCCCGGCGGAGGATTGATGGCTCCGATATGGTTTCTGGGAATCCAAGATGGAATTCTCAGCCCGGCCCAATCCTGTATGTACTAATAGTGGGGTTCACTTACTGGATTCCCTATGTATACGTAGGGTACGAATTCAGAAGGCTAGCATATGATGAAGAAGATAGCTGATCGAGATTTAGGTTCAGAGTACTGGTATCTACATTCATTGTCATTCTTCAGGTTGTATGGATATCATACATTAACATGACTCATGGATCCGCACAAAGACTATACATTCCCTTACCAATAGTCTCAGTTGCTGCAATCATTCTAGGTAGAAGATTCGTTCCGGGAGGATCTGAAGAACCATGGTGAATGCTGAAGTGCACGACTACTAAGCATCTGGTGATATGTTTAAGAGTAATATTCTTTCTATGAAACAGGAGGCTCGATAAGTGGAGTTCAGTAGATGGCAGGCAATAGTGGTAGTTACCTTTCTGATTCTTCCTTTATTTCAATCAGTCACACCAATGCCGCTTTCGCAAGAATCCAGCATAACGCAAACAAACATTCGAGAAGATCATTCTGAAGCGTACACGCAACACGCACCAATCATCATTGACTCAAAATCGGATTGGAAAGACCAAGGTTGGCCGGGAGAAGGAACTGAGATGAATCCATATCGGATCGAGAATCTCAACATAACGGATACTGGAAACTGCATCAATATCAGCAACACAAATGTCCACTTCCTAGTCAATTCCTGTTACTTGAGTGGAACTCCAGAAAAAGCGAAACATGCCATACATTTGCAGAATGTATCATATGCCACAATCAAAGGTTGTACGGGAAGCCTCAAGAATAGAGGAATTGTTCTTCAGAGCTGTCATAAGTGTAGCATTGAGAAAAACGATCTCCGATTAACCAATCAATCCGGCATACTCATTAACAACTCCACGCATTGCTACCTTCTTGAGAATACTGTTTTGAGCGCCAACGCATATGGAATGCATTTTGAAAATTCAACTCAATGCACGATTGCCAATAACCTCGTGTCAAGAAACCTATACGACGGCATATCAATTGCCAGAGGGGATCGATTCACCCTCGCGAACAATTCAGCGTATCGAAATGTGAGGACGGGATATACACTTCAAGACGTCTCAAACTCCGTACTCATTAACGAGACGATTTCGAGTAACAGTGATGAAGGGGTTATGCTTTCGGAGTGCGATAACGTAACTATCACGAATTGTACAGCCACGTTCAACAATTATGCGGGGATATCCATATCGAGTTCTTCCAATATTGAAGTGTCAGAAAACACGCAAATTGACAATCGTGGCAATGGCATATCTATGTATGATTCTAGCAGCATTTGGATCAACGATACCGATGTTTTGGAAAACGAAGGGGACGGTATGATGATCGAATACTGCGAAGCAATCACAGTAGCAGGAAGTTCCTTGAAGAACAATGAGTATACAGGAATGCATCTTTACGAATCAACAAATTGTACAATCCAGAATATCTACGTGAGAACCAATGTCTGGGATGGCGTCTATGTAGAAAGGTCACCCTACTGTACCATAACTGGCAGCAAGTTTATCATCAATGGAATCGGCTTGTACAGATCCGAGCAAGCCGAAATCTATGACAATACCATCCTTGGGTCAGGTCTACGAATATCAGCCAACCAAATATCACATAGTTTGCATGACGTTCATAACAACACTGTAAATAGCAAGAGTCTCGGATACATAGCAAATACCGAGGATACAACTATCTATGCAGAATCATATGGTCAGCTGATTCTGGCAAACTGTACTGGGGTTACAATTAGCGGTGGTGAGTTTATCAATACATCACAGGGTTGCACTGTTGCCTTCTCTTCGCTGTGTGACATTATGCACACAGAAGCCCGCAATAACACACATCATGGGTTTTTCCTTCATGATTCTACCAATTGCTCATTTCAAGATGTTAACTCCGTTTTCAATTCGTATGAAGGATTCTACCTCCGTGATAATATCGGAACCCAATTTCAAAATTGTGAAGCGGACGATAATGGCTGGTCAGGCTTCTATATTCGAAATGGTGATGGAGCGAGATTTTCAGGTTGTCAAGCGACGAGGAATTCAGATGCCGGCTTTGATGTATACGCATCTACGAACTGTGTCCTTGAGCGCAATAGAGCATGGGGAAACGGAGATAATGGAATTGAATTCGCAACGTCCACGTCTTGCGAAGTGACAGATAATCATGTGTATCAGAATTCCGGCCATGGATTCGGCCTCTCATCAACGATGTGGACCCTATTCCGAAACAATACTTCAGCCAATAACAATCTCAACGGTTTCAATCTGTATGATTGTACTCAATGTATCTTGCAAGATAATACGATAATGAACAACGATAGAATGGGGGTACAGATTTGGATGGGATCAGACAACAATGTTATCTTTGCTAATGACATTCATGGCAATTCTCAAAATGCTGAAGACAACGGCACAGATAACAGCTGGTATGAATCAGGTGTTGGCAATAAATGGGGAGATTATGATGGCGAGGGATACTACTACATTCCAGGTTCTGCTGGGTCCATCGACGTATATCCGGAAGGTTTCTCATCAGGCCCGGATACATTTCCGTTCGAAGTAGCTTC
This region includes:
- a CDS encoding response regulator, with translation MAKIFIVDDEAILHRLYKDVFAIKGHEVVADAYDGEEAVEMFKEMDPKPEVVILDHRMPNKDGLQAMKEMRSIDDSTKIVFISADANVRNQAMNQGAASFGLKPVTIRHMLDLVESAVES
- a CDS encoding response regulator — protein: MDTKVIVAGDISFLCVLLKMEIENAGMEVLAEVSNKADLLDQCIRKEPDIVIVDFQIPEIESLRLIQDLLDIDPLMSIVTISDAIGGYSEKVLAAGARAFLQKPFSTYDLIDTVKKVTPVLRY